In Halobacillus amylolyticus, the following proteins share a genomic window:
- the istA gene encoding IS21 family transposase — protein MLQVTDIKYIRQEVNTKGHSYAEVARRTNTDYRTVQRYADQEEFQPKGQKKKTQPSPVMDPVKNIVDQWLKEDLNKKRKYRRTAKRIWQLLEKEYHFKGSDRTVRSYVSHRKRELLEESDEAAIPLEAKPGEAQIDFGEGPFKKKGEIVDLPYLVLSYPYSNAFYVQVFESQNQDCFLEGMKRFFHHIGSVPRTIRFDNLSPAVKKVLSHGQRDLTEGFEQFALHYGFGYEFCNPGSGNEKGHVEAMVKYARNNFFLPERTIYDVEDLNHVLWQEIEADRHRPHYEKKKEIARLHEEDKNASLVLPAKEYQCIRYETLTADKFGYVKVDTKKYSTSPRFAKQKTLVGITYNRIDILTDDHEVIVRHDRLYYEDAKSMNWQPYLTLMARRPTALKYTTFYDQLPVIWQRYLQDCTKVEKKKALDLLSKILKDHDFKKAEEALQVASEFGHPSSETIHQVYHQIVHGRGYRETLNMKHSVPEMPLASRGMNQYDVFFSQERGHLE, from the coding sequence ATGTTACAAGTGACCGATATTAAGTATATCAGACAAGAAGTAAACACAAAAGGGCATTCCTATGCGGAAGTGGCTAGAAGAACAAACACTGATTATCGAACCGTTCAAAGATATGCGGACCAAGAAGAATTTCAACCTAAAGGGCAAAAGAAAAAGACTCAGCCCTCACCGGTGATGGATCCTGTAAAGAATATCGTAGATCAATGGTTAAAAGAAGATTTGAATAAGAAAAGAAAGTATCGTAGAACTGCCAAACGTATTTGGCAGTTACTAGAGAAGGAATACCATTTTAAAGGTTCTGATCGAACAGTTCGATCCTATGTCTCTCATCGAAAAAGGGAGCTTCTAGAAGAAAGTGATGAGGCAGCTATTCCATTAGAAGCTAAACCAGGAGAAGCACAAATTGACTTTGGGGAGGGACCTTTTAAGAAGAAGGGAGAGATCGTTGATCTTCCATATCTTGTTCTTTCGTATCCGTATAGTAACGCTTTTTATGTTCAGGTCTTTGAATCACAGAACCAAGATTGTTTCCTTGAGGGAATGAAGCGATTCTTTCATCACATCGGCAGTGTGCCAAGAACCATTCGATTTGATAATCTATCACCAGCAGTGAAAAAGGTGTTATCACATGGGCAACGAGATTTGACGGAAGGATTTGAACAATTCGCCCTTCATTATGGTTTCGGTTATGAATTTTGTAATCCAGGTTCCGGAAACGAAAAAGGTCACGTGGAGGCGATGGTGAAATATGCGAGGAATAATTTCTTTCTACCAGAGCGGACCATCTATGACGTCGAGGATCTGAACCATGTGCTATGGCAGGAGATAGAAGCAGACCGTCATCGTCCTCATTATGAAAAGAAAAAAGAGATTGCTAGATTACATGAGGAAGATAAAAACGCGTCACTAGTTCTTCCAGCCAAGGAGTATCAATGCATTCGGTACGAGACCTTGACAGCGGACAAATTTGGTTATGTAAAGGTAGATACGAAAAAGTATTCTACATCTCCAAGGTTCGCTAAACAGAAAACGCTTGTAGGGATTACCTATAATCGAATTGATATTTTAACCGATGATCACGAAGTTATTGTCCGACATGATCGTTTATATTATGAGGATGCCAAATCTATGAATTGGCAACCCTACCTTACTCTGATGGCTAGGCGGCCTACAGCTCTAAAATATACAACATTCTATGATCAACTTCCGGTAATTTGGCAACGTTATTTACAAGATTGTACCAAGGTAGAAAAGAAAAAAGCGCTGGACCTCCTTTCCAAGATCCTGAAGGATCATGATTTTAAGAAGGCAGAAGAAGCTCTTCAAGTCGCATCGGAGTTTGGTCATCCTTCGTCAGAAACGATCCACCAAGTCTATCATCAAATCGTTCATGGGCGAGGGTATCGCGAAACGCTAAACATGAAACATTCGGTTCCAGAAATGCCTCTGGCATCTAGAGGCATGAATCAGTATGATGTCTTCTTTTCACAAGAGAGGGGGCACTTAGAATGA
- the istB gene encoding IS21-like element helper ATPase IstB, whose protein sequence is MNDLIQEYAKRLKLSWVREHYHEVEAATQEEFLLKLFEKEIEQREERKVNLLLKAATLPELFGKPFDWTEIELGQELNQESLLEGTFIEAKENMIFYGGVGAGKTYLSTIIGLNAIRNQGKRVKFYTVASLVNHLLDAHEKGTTNKLFKQIEKLDLLILDELGYIPLHKQGAELLFQVITLCYEKRSLIITTNLQFGQWNHVFGDPILTEAVVDRLIHHSHLVLFKGDSHRLRESMFNKE, encoded by the coding sequence ATGAACGATTTAATTCAAGAGTATGCGAAGAGACTGAAGCTAAGTTGGGTCCGCGAGCACTATCATGAAGTGGAAGCCGCAACTCAAGAGGAATTTTTGCTTAAGCTCTTCGAGAAAGAAATTGAACAGCGAGAGGAGCGAAAAGTTAACCTTCTATTAAAGGCGGCAACCCTGCCAGAGTTATTTGGCAAACCTTTTGACTGGACAGAGATTGAGTTAGGTCAAGAGTTGAACCAGGAGTCACTTTTAGAGGGAACGTTTATCGAGGCTAAGGAGAATATGATTTTCTATGGAGGGGTTGGAGCCGGAAAGACCTACTTATCAACGATAATTGGGTTGAACGCGATTCGGAATCAGGGAAAGCGTGTAAAGTTCTACACTGTGGCTTCCCTCGTGAATCACCTCTTAGATGCCCATGAAAAAGGAACCACGAATAAACTGTTTAAGCAGATTGAGAAACTAGATTTGCTTATCCTCGATGAACTGGGCTACATTCCTTTGCATAAGCAAGGGGCTGAACTCCTTTTTCAGGTGATTACCTTGTGCTATGAAAAGCGTAGTCTTATCATCACAACCAATCTACAGTTTGGTCAGTGGAATCATGTCTTTGGTGATCCGATCTTAACGGAAGCTGTTGTCGACCGCTTGATCCACCATTCACACCTTGTGCTATTCAAAGGTGACAGTCATAGATTAAGGGAATCCATGTTTAACAAAGAGTAA
- a CDS encoding recombinase family protein — MIFGYARVSSNEQNLERQIRELEGYGCEDIVIEKESGVMERPQFEKLLYQIRKHDVVVCHDLTRFGRSQIHILQVIQELREKKAGLVTLKERIDTREDNPYSDLIVSIFSATAEFERKMIKERQREGIEIAKKKGAYKGGKKRYYAGAKGKDKVIYDEVVRLLNQKESVMNIHRRTGLSRNTIYSIKDELKEKDI, encoded by the coding sequence ATGATATTTGGCTACGCACGAGTGAGTTCTAATGAGCAAAATTTAGAACGTCAAATTAGAGAATTAGAAGGTTACGGTTGTGAAGATATTGTTATTGAAAAAGAAAGTGGAGTTATGGAGAGACCACAATTTGAAAAGCTCTTATATCAGATTCGTAAACATGATGTGGTGGTCTGTCATGATTTAACACGTTTTGGTCGATCACAGATTCATATTTTACAAGTGATTCAAGAATTACGTGAAAAGAAAGCAGGATTAGTAACGTTAAAAGAACGAATTGATACAAGAGAGGATAATCCATATAGCGACTTAATTGTCTCTATTTTCTCTGCAACAGCAGAATTTGAAAGGAAAATGATTAAAGAGCGCCAGCGTGAAGGGATTGAAATTGCCAAAAAGAAAGGGGCGTATAAAGGTGGAAAGAAAAGATATTATGCGGGGGCTAAAGGAAAGGATAAAGTGATTTATGATGAAGTCGTTCGTTTGCTTAATCAAAAAGAATCCGTGATGAACATTCACCGAAGGACAGGTCTTTCTCGTAATACGATTTACTCAATTAAGGATGAGCTTAAGGAGAAGGATATTTAA
- a CDS encoding DUF3231 family protein, which produces MEQGKQIRLTASEISQLWAQYMNDSASICLLTYFLEKAEDTEIKPIIAHALELSQAHIQKITSILTEEQNTVPHGFKLDEDVDLTAPRLYPDSYVLSFISQMAQIGLTTYSASVSLSSRSDITAYYNECLKETMELYEMSKDLLLQKGLYQRPPNISNLEQVEYVKKQGFVWDLFGEKRPLSALEIANLIPNIERNALGVATLIGFSQVAKSKDVTQFFIRGIEIAKKHIQSFGKKLGDNNLPVPMTRTDVTKSTAYTFSDKIMMFYTTALIGLSIGYYGTAIAQSPRLDLGVMYNKLELEIQKYAEDGSNIMIKNKWLEQPPMAANRKDLAKDN; this is translated from the coding sequence GTGGAACAGGGAAAACAAATAAGACTCACAGCATCAGAAATCTCCCAGCTTTGGGCGCAATACATGAATGATTCTGCAAGTATCTGTCTGTTGACATATTTCTTAGAAAAGGCTGAGGACACTGAAATAAAGCCGATCATAGCTCATGCCTTAGAATTATCTCAGGCCCATATTCAGAAGATAACTTCTATACTTACAGAGGAACAGAATACAGTCCCTCACGGTTTTAAATTAGATGAGGATGTTGATTTAACTGCCCCTAGACTGTACCCTGACAGTTATGTTTTAAGCTTTATATCTCAAATGGCTCAAATTGGGCTTACTACTTATTCAGCTAGTGTAAGTCTTTCTTCAAGATCAGATATCACTGCTTATTATAATGAATGCCTAAAAGAAACAATGGAGCTATATGAAATGTCAAAGGATTTACTATTACAAAAAGGTCTTTACCAGCGGCCACCAAATATATCTAACTTAGAGCAGGTTGAATATGTAAAGAAGCAAGGGTTTGTTTGGGACTTATTTGGAGAAAAAAGACCTTTATCAGCATTAGAAATAGCTAATTTAATTCCTAACATCGAAAGGAATGCTTTAGGCGTAGCCACCTTAATTGGATTTAGTCAGGTGGCAAAGTCAAAAGATGTTACACAATTTTTTATTAGGGGCATAGAAATTGCAAAAAAGCATATTCAATCTTTTGGGAAAAAATTAGGGGACAACAATCTCCCTGTACCAATGACAAGGACAGATGTAACAAAAAGCACGGCCTACACATTTTCGGACAAAATTATGATGTTCTACACCACTGCTCTGATTGGCTTGAGTATTGGTTACTATGGCACAGCTATTGCCCAAAGTCCTAGATTGGATTTAGGGGTAATGTATAATAAGTTGGAACTAGAAATACAGAAATATGCAGAGGATGGTTCTAATATCATGATTAAAAATAAATGGTTAGAACAGCCTCCTATGGCTGCAAATCGTAAAGATTTAGCAAAAGATAATTGA
- a CDS encoding MobA/MobL family protein, whose amino-acid sequence MKIKLDNGKQQRINKNNWGDRETFNRWRKEWANYANQSLEQNGVNEKITHHSHESLNKEELPSIHEGYQARQMGDQSDRVVINERVKKHNDKVQLLNEYKQEKKSKKLNRFHVLFLQKKRRIFQKQPNH is encoded by the coding sequence ATCAAAATTAAATTAGATAATGGTAAACAACAACGTATTAATAAAAACAACTGGGGCGACCGTGAAACATTCAATAGATGGCGTAAAGAATGGGCAAATTATGCGAATCAATCGTTAGAACAAAATGGAGTTAATGAAAAAATAACGCATCATTCTCATGAGTCATTAAACAAAGAAGAATTGCCGTCCATTCATGAGGGTTATCAAGCCAGACAAATGGGGGATCAATCAGATCGTGTAGTAATCAATGAACGAGTGAAAAAACATAATGACAAAGTTCAATTGCTAAATGAATATAAGCAAGAAAAAAAATCGAAAAAGCTGAACAGATTTCACGTTCTTTTTCTCCAAAAGAAAAGAAGGATATTTCAAAAGCAGCCAAATCACTAA
- a CDS encoding MobA/MobL family protein, whose amino-acid sequence MNREEQSKLAKEFVQEVFVQEGMVADLSIHRDDVNNPHFHVMLTTRGFKENGEWDAKASKLN is encoded by the coding sequence TCGAGAAGAACAAAGTAAATTAGCAAAGGAATTTGTTCAAGAAGTATTTGTTCAAGAAGGTATGGTAGCTGATCTTTCCATTCATAGGGATGATGTTAATAATCCTCATTTTCATGTCATGCTGACTACAAGAGGGTTTAAAGAAAATGGAGAATGGGATGCTAAAGCATCAAAATTAAATTAG